One genomic region from Nymphaea colorata isolate Beijing-Zhang1983 chromosome 10, ASM883128v2, whole genome shotgun sequence encodes:
- the LOC116262004 gene encoding chalcone isomerase-like protein 2 codes for MTEPTSNLTPPPTTMAVPHNKSPLYEHGSSTLVLDRHLRRSSTISFGKPAMGTEMVMVDEIPFPPEITTSKPLALLGHGITDIEIHFLQIKFNAIGVYLDPAEIVTSLQPWKGKSSGELSADDSFFDALIAAKAETFLRIVVIKELKGSQYGVQLESAVRDRLAAIDKYEEEEEEALEKVIEFFQGKYLKKHSVITYLFPSSSNTAEIGFSTEGKEEAKFQVENENVAGMLKAWYLGGSRAVSATTVASLADGLAAHLSR; via the exons ATGACTGAACCTACCTCCAACTTAACTCCACCCCCAACCACCATGGCGGTTCCCCATAATAAATCCCCTTTGTATGAGCATGGCTCTTCCACACTAGTTCTAGACAGACATCTCAGACGGAGTTCCACAATTTCATTTGGCAAGCCAGCAA TGGGAACAGAGATGGTCATGGTAGATGAGATCCCTTTTCCTCCTGAGATCACAACATCCAAGCCCTTGGCATTGCTTGGGCATG GCATCACAGACATTGAAATTCACTTCCTGCAGATAAAGTTCAATGCTATTGGAGTGTATCTCGATCCAGCTGAAATTGTGACTTCTCTTCAGCCTTGGAAAGGCAAATCCAGTGGCGAGCTCTCCGCTGATGACTCTTTCTTTGATGCCCTGATCGCAG CAAAAGCGGAGACATTTCTGAGGATCGTGGTTATAAAGGAGCTGAAGGGATCACAGTATGGTGTTCAATTGGAGAGCGCAGTGAGGGATCGATTGGCAGCAATTGACAAGtatgaagaggaggaagaagaagccctGGAGAAAGTTATCGAGTTTTTCCAGGGAAAATATCTCAAGAAACACTCAGTCATCACCTACCTTTTCCCTTCCTCATCCAACACTGCAGAG ATCGGGTTTTCAACCGAGGGGAAAGAGGAAGCGAAGTTTCaagtggaaaatgaaaatgtggCAGGGATGCTCAAAGCCTGGTACTTGGGAGGGAGCAGGGCAGTTTCTGCAACAACTGTAGCTTCCCTGGCCGATGGCTTGGCAGCACATTTATCTCGCTAA
- the LOC116261732 gene encoding transcription factor RF2b-like — protein sequence MHRRSQSEAAALGVLSDQLGLFEKDTSFSSIQSNANFVLVSGGGREGGDDDEEEEEGEDPFCAFMDIEKLGSAATSHDSTLGDGKKVAEISSADCPNVGVGGDAGALLGTMPGLSRTPRHRHSNSVDGSSCLRGEGLFGDVAEMKKAMAADKLAELAMVDPRRAKRILANRQSAARSKERKARYVLELEHKVQALQTEATTLSAQLTLFQRDTTGLTSENSELKLRLQAMEQQAHLRDALNEALREEVQRLKIATGEMSPNTAEAFNMGPQHMPLNPLLFPGPHQAPHHDMLQQQFHPSQWSLNNHIQAHSHVLAKNMQQDPLGRMQGGIDIGRGGHVIKSEGSSISASESSTTF from the exons ATGCACCGGAGATCTCAATCGGAGGCCGCCGCGCTGGGGGTTTTGTCCGACCAGCTCGGCTTGTTCGAAAAGGATACGTCATTCTCCTCCATTCAATCCAATGCCAACTTCGTCCTGGTGAGCGGTGGTGGAAGGGAGGGTGGCGATGAtgacgaagaggaagaggagggggAGGACCCCTTCTGCGCATTCATGGACATAGAGAAGCTGGGGTCGGCTGCGACGAGCCACGACTCGACGCTGGGGGATGGGAAGAAGGTGGCGGAGATCTCGTCCGCCGATTGCCCAAATGTTGGTGTTGGTGGGGATGCCGGCGCATTGTTGGGGACAATGCCGGGGCTGTCGAGGACTCCGCGGCATCGGCACAGCAATTCCGTTGATGGGTCGTCGTGTTTGAGAGGGGAGGGGTTGTTTGGGGACGTGGCGGAGATGAAGAAAGCCATGGCTGCTGACAAGCTCGCCGAGCTCGCCATGGTAGATCCAAGGCGAGCCAAGCG GATTTTAGCCAATCGGCAATCTGCGGCTcgttccaaagaaagaaaagctcgCTATGTGTTAGAACTCGAACATAAAGTTCAAGCCCTTCAAACTGAAGCTACCACTCTTTCAGCACAACTGACATTATTCCAG CGAGATACAACAGGATTAACATCTGAAAATTCAGAGCTTAAGCTTCGGTTGCAGGCAATGGAACAACAGGCTCATTTACGTGATG CTCTAAATGAGGCCCTCAGGGAGGAAGTCCAAAGGCTCAAGATTGCCACAGGAGAGATGTCACCAAATACTGCTGAAGCATTCAACATGGGGCCTCAGCATATGCCTTTGAACCCATTATTGTTTCCAGGCCCGCATCAAGCCCCTCACCATGACATGCTTCAACAGCAGTTCCACCCATCTCAGTGGTCCTTGAACAACCACATCCAAGCGCACTCCCATGTGCTTGCAAAAAACATGCAACAAGATCCCCTGGGCCGAATGCAGGGTGGTATTGACATCGGTAGAGGTGGACATGTTATTAAGTCAGAAGGTTCTTCAATATCCGCAAGTGAAAGCAGTACTACCTTTTGA
- the LOC116261730 gene encoding RING-H2 finger protein ATL74-like, translating to MGIGRRLLDPGPTAASTTDGNKRQAPYTSEANFDTNMVIILAALLCALICALGLNSIVRCALRCGRRMSSDAGVGGDNAAARAAATTGLKKKALKAIPVTEYSETTIPATECPICLGEFAEGEKVRVLPKCNHGFHVRCIDTWLGSHSSCPTCRNSLLAPAVASNAPAQDVPETADAVIELRELPARLVG from the coding sequence ATGGGGATCGGACGGCGGCTGCTCGATCCTGGTCCGACGGCGGCCAGTACGACCGACGGCAACAAGAGGCAGGCTCCCTACACAAGCGAAGCGAACTTCGACACCAACATGGTCATCATCCTCGCGGCTCTGCTCTGCGCTCTCATCTGCGCGCTCGGCCTCAACTCCATCGTCCGGTGCGCGCTCCGCTGCGGCCGCCGGATGTCCTCGGACGCCGGCGTTGGTGGAGACAACGCCGCAGCCAGGGCCGCCGCGACGACAGGACTCAAGAAGAAGGCGCTCAAGGCGATTCCGGTGACGGAGTACTCCGAAACGACCATCCCGGCGACAGAGTGCCCCATCTGCCTGGGGGAGTTCGCCGAGGGGGAGAAGGTGCGGGTTCTACCCAAGTGCAACCACGGCTTCCATGTACGATGCATCGACACGTGGCTCGGTTCCCATTCGTCCTGTCCAACCTGCCGGAATTCACTCCTCGCCCCTGCCGTCGCGTCCAATGCGCCAGCCCAGGACGTGCCGGAGACCGCGGACGCCGTCATCGAGCTCCGGGAGCTCCCCGCTCGGTTGGTCGGCTAA